In the genome of Asterias amurensis chromosome 16, ASM3211899v1, one region contains:
- the LOC139949241 gene encoding uncharacterized protein isoform X2, with the protein MRLMKLTNLMICGIALFLFSATYVAFQEPKKGKAKSQTTEASFRERIDNIVKERSVKTKDVSPQHVGNEDTLLLPFAKQAPPRHLLQVPSYMRMINASKKGIDVDISWGDVDLGDLDQQTVIVTGLSQYTEEEGVGLVASAQIHMPFKKIIIYDLGLQKRTLQRLLPLCNVEVRKFNFTLYPAHVRILRNNAWKLIVITETLEEFGSVFYAHPHLRFRAPINILFPFIKQMHGVIPSMTDDYSLLQATHATMLRHMQVSTTKLSKSKSKGPIASGDMLLFVMNSTLFNEAIPNLRKCFLKAKCISPPGSVWRLKKPSKKLHLHHFDLSALSTMMYKTYNENWSPSDDVRRLMKRLYVVLDEGDPIHELPWSFRCNPPKEEFDPAKMLQKKL; encoded by the exons CAAGAGTCAGACCACAGAAGCAAGTTTCAGAGAAAGAATTGACAACATCGTCAAGGAACGTTCAGTCAAGACTAAAGACGTTTCACCTCAACATGTTGGCAACGAAGACACTTTACTCTTACCATTTGCTAAACAAGCACCCCCTAGACATCTACTTCAAGTACCAAGTTACATGCGAATGATCAATGCCTCAAAGAAAG GTATTGATGTGGACATTTCATGGGGTGATGTAGATCTTGGTGATCTTGACCAGCAGACTGTTATAGTTACTGGCCTTTCACAATATACTGAAGAAGAAGGTGTTGGTCTCGTGGCTTCAGCACAAATACACATGCCCTTCAAGAAGATCATTATCTATGACTTAGGATTGCAGAAGCGAACATTACAACGA CTTCTTCCTCTGTGTAATGTGGAAGTAAGAAAATTTAACTTCACACTTTACCCTGCCCATGTAAGAATTCTAAGAAACAATGCTTGGAAGTTGATCGTTATTACA GAAACACTGGAGGAGTTTGGTTCTGTGTTTTATGCACACCCTCATCTGCGATTCAGAGCGCCAATTAACATCCTTTTTCCATTCATTAAACAAATGCATGGAGTTATTCCAAGTATGACAGATGATTATTCATTATTACAAGCCACACATGCCACTATGCTAAGACACATGCAAGTATCAACAACAAAACTCAGTAAGAGTAAATCAAAAGGCCCTATTGCATCGGGGGATATGCTGCTCTTTGTTATGAATTCAACTCTGTTCAATGAAGCTATTCCAAATCTAagaaaatgtttcttgaaagcTAAATGTATAAGTCCTCCTGGCTCAGTGTGGAGACTCAAGAAACCGAGTAAGAAGCTACATCTTCATCATTTTGACCTCTCGGCATTATCAACGATGATGTATAAGACGTATAATGAAAACTGGTCACCTTCAGATGATGTAAGACGACTGATGAAAAGATTGTACGTAGTCTTAGATGAAGGGGATCCTATTCATGAACTACCTTGGTCATTTCGTTGCAATCCACCCAAAGAAGAGTTCGATCCAGCCAAGATGTTACAAAAGAAATTATAA
- the LOC139949241 gene encoding uncharacterized protein isoform X1 yields the protein MRTMRLMKLTNLMICGIALFLFSATYVAFQEPKKGKAKSQTTEASFRERIDNIVKERSVKTKDVSPQHVGNEDTLLLPFAKQAPPRHLLQVPSYMRMINASKKGIDVDISWGDVDLGDLDQQTVIVTGLSQYTEEEGVGLVASAQIHMPFKKIIIYDLGLQKRTLQRLLPLCNVEVRKFNFTLYPAHVRILRNNAWKLIVITETLEEFGSVFYAHPHLRFRAPINILFPFIKQMHGVIPSMTDDYSLLQATHATMLRHMQVSTTKLSKSKSKGPIASGDMLLFVMNSTLFNEAIPNLRKCFLKAKCISPPGSVWRLKKPSKKLHLHHFDLSALSTMMYKTYNENWSPSDDVRRLMKRLYVVLDEGDPIHELPWSFRCNPPKEEFDPAKMLQKKL from the exons CAAGAGTCAGACCACAGAAGCAAGTTTCAGAGAAAGAATTGACAACATCGTCAAGGAACGTTCAGTCAAGACTAAAGACGTTTCACCTCAACATGTTGGCAACGAAGACACTTTACTCTTACCATTTGCTAAACAAGCACCCCCTAGACATCTACTTCAAGTACCAAGTTACATGCGAATGATCAATGCCTCAAAGAAAG GTATTGATGTGGACATTTCATGGGGTGATGTAGATCTTGGTGATCTTGACCAGCAGACTGTTATAGTTACTGGCCTTTCACAATATACTGAAGAAGAAGGTGTTGGTCTCGTGGCTTCAGCACAAATACACATGCCCTTCAAGAAGATCATTATCTATGACTTAGGATTGCAGAAGCGAACATTACAACGA CTTCTTCCTCTGTGTAATGTGGAAGTAAGAAAATTTAACTTCACACTTTACCCTGCCCATGTAAGAATTCTAAGAAACAATGCTTGGAAGTTGATCGTTATTACA GAAACACTGGAGGAGTTTGGTTCTGTGTTTTATGCACACCCTCATCTGCGATTCAGAGCGCCAATTAACATCCTTTTTCCATTCATTAAACAAATGCATGGAGTTATTCCAAGTATGACAGATGATTATTCATTATTACAAGCCACACATGCCACTATGCTAAGACACATGCAAGTATCAACAACAAAACTCAGTAAGAGTAAATCAAAAGGCCCTATTGCATCGGGGGATATGCTGCTCTTTGTTATGAATTCAACTCTGTTCAATGAAGCTATTCCAAATCTAagaaaatgtttcttgaaagcTAAATGTATAAGTCCTCCTGGCTCAGTGTGGAGACTCAAGAAACCGAGTAAGAAGCTACATCTTCATCATTTTGACCTCTCGGCATTATCAACGATGATGTATAAGACGTATAATGAAAACTGGTCACCTTCAGATGATGTAAGACGACTGATGAAAAGATTGTACGTAGTCTTAGATGAAGGGGATCCTATTCATGAACTACCTTGGTCATTTCGTTGCAATCCACCCAAAGAAGAGTTCGATCCAGCCAAGATGTTACAAAAGAAATTATAA